Genomic window (Drosophila ananassae strain 14024-0371.13 chromosome 3L, ASM1763931v2, whole genome shotgun sequence):
CTACACATGCATTTGCGTAGCCACCTGTTCAGCCTGACCCCGCCCTCCCACTCTCTTCCAGAAGTATGTACTTCTCCAGGATTTGGTACATTTCCACCTTGGCCTTGATCTTGTGAACGCGCGACAACTGCCGCAGATAGGCTGCAATAGACTTGCAAAAGAAGTCGTCTTCAGTTTCCGAGCAACTCTGGACTGACGTCGAAGCTACAGGAGTAACTGATTCAGTGGTGAACTGCTTTCTTTCCTGATTCACGTTTGGCATGCACACTACGTAGTTTAAATCGCCATGAGCAGAATCGACCCCTTCAACCGCAGGTGAAGGCCCTTTCAAAGGTGTTGTCTCAGGGTGTAAAACGACAGTGTGGGACTCCATAGTCTTGTGCTCAGATTCCGGATCAAGGAATTCCTTGAAACTTTCCTGGTCAGCCTCTTGGCCCTCATCCGCTTCTACGAGCACAGAGTACGTCTCAGACTGTGTTGTTTGGACTTCCAGTTTGGCGTCATAGTGCTGCTCCTCCTCGAACTCATGGGAGCTCGGCTCTTCGATTATTGCATCATTTTCCAAAGGCAGACCAACTGATGATATCCAAACCCGCCGCCCCCGGGTGTTCTTTACTTTTATGTCACGTTCTCTATCTCGCCCTCGCCTCTCACGTCGCTTCCGCACGAAGGACCGCAGGAAATCCATCTTCCGAAAAAAGTCATTGTGTCCAAACTCGCCACTTGGGTGAAGGCGCTTTTGCTTCAGCTCCCGCGAGTATCGGTCCCGCAGGCAAGTCCAACGACGCCGGGCATCCATTATAGAGATGTTAAGCACATCGGCCACCCTCGCCCAGTCCTCCTCCTTGCGCTGCGAAAGCCGGAAGGACGGGAGCTGCGGGTCGTAGAGCGACGGCGTGTCGCGTATAGTGTGGATGAGTAAAATGTCCGATTCATCAAGTGGGCGGTGATTTGAGCTCattgttttcaatttgatgTGCAAAGTATTGTTTTTTATGTGTTTATTTCAGTTGTTGTTAAAATCAGAAGtgttgaaaaatgcatttttctgCTTTTGTGGCGTAACAGTGCTGTGTAAAGAATTGAGTGATATAATAAAGGTAGTTCggtttaattaaattgttaaGCATTACCGAGTTGTCTACTAAACAtcttaatataaaataaataaattattcactatttttaagaaatatagaACTGTAAGGAcactgaaaaatatatattgctTTTATGTAGATTGGTCGCTAAACATCGCTTAATTATATAGGTTTTTACAACGGTTTGTCATTCATTGAAAatagttgtgttttatatatattttatattttaatttataatttataatttatattttaaagcatataaatgtttaaaataaattcataaattgtatcaGCTATCGATTATTTTCATCGatatcaaaaattaaaaacgttGTACAACATTTTTCGGCTGCTTAACACTAGCGTCAGCCATTTTTTTCACGCTCAAAAAAAAGTCGTGGAAAACGAAGAAAAGTTTACGAAAACGGCGCTTAGCGACTCGAAAAAGTTCGTAGAGACCAACCAAAGCATGCAAAACTGAAGTTCGTGAGTGTCCGCCGTGAGTGAAACAAATATCTGAAGATGGAAACCGTCGTGGCTTTCAACAATGAGGTAAGTGATTGGCGGAGGCCGCCGGACTCTCCGAGTTCTAGGTGTGCATATCGTGCGAAAAAGTGTTTGGCCGGTGCCTAGGGTGGACCCTGGAGGTGTGGCTAAGCGGCTGTGTCGCCCCAGTTGCTATAAAGAGATGTCTGCGGCGAAAAATATCCAAATTTCACATGCCTGGGGCCGACCAGGGTTGCTCCCGCAGCAGCGCAGCCCCGCGCATCCCCACTCCCATGCCAGTGCCCGATGCTAATATAATGTTACATGCTATTTTCCTTTGCAGCTCTCCGGACTCTATGACAGCCGACCGCCCATATCCAAGGCCAAGATGGCTGCAATCACCAAGTCGGCGATGCGCGCCATCAAGTTCTACAAGCATGTCGTGCAGAGCGTGGAGAAGTTCATCCTCAAGTGCAAGCCGGAGTACAAGGTACCCGGCCTGTACGTCATCGACTCGATCGTCCGCCAGTCCCGCCACCAGTACGGCACCGAAAAGGACGTCTTCGCGCCACGCTTCCAGCGCAACCTTCCAGAGACCTTTGCCAATCTCTTCCGCTGCGCCCCCGAGGACAAGAGTCGCATCATCCGAGTGCTGAACTTGTGGCAGAAGAACAACGTGTTCAAGTCGGAGGTCATCCAGCCCATCTTCGACCTGGCCGATCCCAACCATCCCATTTACCACCAGATGCCGCCGCTGAGTGCCAGTGGTGGGCCCGGAGGCAGCGTGGGTCCCGGCCCGAGCAGTAGCGGTGCCCTCAGCTTGGCTGACCTGTCGAGCGGACCGAACGGTCTCAACAGCTCCAGCATGAGCATGGAGCTCAGCTTAAATAACGCCGCTGCGGAAGACAAGATGGGCGGAGCCATGCCCGACCTATCGGTAAGCTGTGTTCTACAATGCTCCTATTCCTCTCTGGTTATGGACCCAAAACTAACGCCTAATCTCTGTCACTTGTTTGTCGTTCTGCATAACTGTCTTGTCACCCCACTCTCTTAACTAACAATGCATTTCCTCATAACCACCCTGGCAGCATGGCCACGAGAAATACAGCAGTGGTAGTGGTAGCTCCAAGCGGTATTATGCGGAGCAGCACTACGCCAAACGTCAGTCGGTGGCCTCATGCTCGTCCAAGTCGAGCAAGTCGCACCATCACAAGCGGGAGTACGTCAAGGGCAGTCATGAAATCGAGTATCAAGTGCGGGAGTTCATCGAGGAAGAGGACGAGGGCATGCAAATGATGATGGCGGACGATCACCACTGTATGGGCGATGACTCGCCGCCGACTTCATCAAAACTGCTAGACGTATGGCTAACCCCTTTACCATTCcatttacaattttttgtttagttaTAGTTTCCATTTATTTTGCTGCTGTTCTCGAGCTTCGAATTAATCCCATTTGATCTCTTTTTGCAGAACAACAATCTTAAGCAACTGCTAAACGATCCAAATGTGCTGCGGCAGCTACAGACCCTGCAGAACTTCCAGAAGTTTAAGCAGCAGGAGGAGAACCAAAAACACCGCTACCCCGACGACACACTCCAACAGCATTTCCAAAACGTCTTAAAGGCAAGTCTGCAGTTTCTAAAACGGTGTCATACTCATTTTTGGATACATTTTAGAGTTCTGGTGGAATGCCGCcgggcatgggcatgggcatgggtATGGGCATGGGCATGAACCTCAACGACGCCATGGACCTCAACAAGGACGTGGAGTTCATATCGGAGCAGCAATCCATTGAGGTATACCCTTTAAACTACTCTCTTTCTATATATTTCCAAAGAGACTGTCAATGACCTTGGTGGCCAAAGGCATTCACGGTGTCCTTAGAAGTGCTGTTGTAGAATATTTGAAACGAGAGTGTCGCATCAGATGCCCTCTCCCTTGACGTGCTGACGTGCAGTTGAGCCGAAGAACGTAGCCACCAAAATGTTGTTATATCCGATGGAGTTTCGGCGTAGTCAAGACCTAGTTTATTCCGAACCTAGCGATTTAATCATAATTCAATCAAAATATATCTATTTAATTGCGATGTTGCTATTCCCACTGCCTAAACATTAATATTACTCTGTTGTGCAAATTAAATCTCACGATATGATGCCCTTGAGCCATCCCAAAAGAATATTTGAAAACTGAATGTCCAATATCCCTTTTTGAATGAAATTTTGAATAACTTCCTAAAAGATTAgacttaaaaattatattaaaaaaaaaaatgaataaaatgaaTGCCAAAAGGTAAGGTTTTAAAGACACGCAGTTTCTGGCGGAAACACCCGATGCTATAACAACGTTTGGTAAGTTCCTAATATGTAAAtcaaaaagaatcaaaaactTGCTCGAAAACGCAAAATGCCAATTAGTTCAAGGGAACTCAGCTCCAACCGAAAGCCATCGCAGTCGATAACGACTGTCTTGCTGCAACAGAAAGCCACACGTCAACACACGCCAGAGAATCAAAACTTGATCAAAATTTTTTGAGTTTGTTCTTTGCTCAGCCAGTACTTTCCACTCACATTCCTAATCCCTAATCCCAATCCTATTCCttcccaccaccaccaccaccctcTGACAACTTATGCTTAACGAAAATGTAAACGTTTTATATCACGAATCACTTTCAAATTTCTTGCAAACACTCCCGACTCAATAGGTGATCAACCTGGATGGCGCTGATTCGCGGAGTCCGACTCCGGATCGAGATCGCTACAAGCGCAGCCGCCGGAGCAGTCGCAGCCGATCGAGGTCGCCACGCGGACGAGGAGCCGGCGGTGGAGGCGGAGCTACCGGCACGGATCGTCGTCGTCGCAGTTCTCGATCGAGGTCGCGAAGTCGATCGCCACGTTCCAGCCGCCGGCGAGGATCTCGCGACCGGGAACGCAGCAACCGGGACAAGGAGAGGGACCGTGAGCACGAGCGTGAGCGGCGGAAGAAGGGCCTGCCAGATATCAAGAAGGAGCACCTCAGCGGTAACTATGCCATGCCAGTCGAAAATTGGGCTTTCGaccatcaaataaaaaaagatcaCTTGATATTTGTTCATCACTACATGTATAATTTCTCTGCTAATCCGAAGAACTCCTTGTTTTCTCTGCAGCTCCTTGGCGTCGTTGGCTtggcgtgtgtgtgtgtttagcTTTAAAGTCTggcattattttaaattaaccCCAATCCCTATAATTATGCGTTTTCGAGCAGTGTATTGgatttcttttatatttacatGTTATGGAACATATTATGGCTAATAGCTTTAAAttgatattttaatttttcaaaaattaatgGAGTATAAAGTAATATACTTATACCCACTATACTTTAATTGAAAGACACAGAGTCTCATGTTTCAAAAGAGATCTCAGTTTAATACATAGTTTAAGAAGAATCAACTCTTTTTCTTTGAATAGAAATTATAAGTCCATTCCTATATATTGCATAAGCAGCACACCCATCACAACGTTACCAAGAAGCCATCATACACATTAGATTTGATTCCATTCTTATACAAGACTCTTTGTCTTTGTAACTTTCAGTTTGCAGCACCACGCTGTGGGTGGGCCACCTCTCCAAGCTTGTCTACCAGGAGGAGCTGTCGGACACCTTTGGCGAGTATGGTGACATCGTGAGCATCGACCAAATCATACCGCGCGGATGCGCCTTTATTGTAATGAACCGGCGCCAGGATGCGCACAAGGCCATGCAGGCACTAAAGAACCACAAGCTCCAGGGACGCGCCATCACCATCTCGTGGGCGGCCGGCAAGGGCGTTAAAAGCAAAGAGTGGAAGGACTTCTGGGACTTGGACCTGGGCGTCACTTACATCCCATGGAACAAGCTGAGTCCCGACACCGACTTTGATGCTTTGGAGGAGGGCGGCATGTTTGACGAAGACACTATGCCCGGTTGGATGAACCAGAAGATCAGCCAGGCCAAAAATCATGCAAAAGAACCACAAGTGGCCACATCCGTCTCGGAGGTGCCCGGACCTGCGGTGGGGGTGCCTCCGCCGGGTCTCATATTTGGAATTGATACCACACAGCCGCCGCCAGTGGGACCAGTTGGTCCTCCACCCGGTCCGGGAGGACCTCCGCCGGGGCTAATGGGCATGGTGCGGGGTCAGTTCCCGATGGCCCCGCCCATGGCTCTCAACATGCCGCCGCCCATGATGATGCCGCCAACTAATATGCCGCCGCCAATTATGATACCTACGACCAACATGCCTCCACCGATGATGATGCCCCCCAACATGATGCCTCCAGGCTTTCCAGGTAGGCGACTCGTCATGTTGCGAAATACTGTgccaaaatattattaattttttgtaatcCACAGGTATGGGCGGACCTCCGCACCCTATGGGCATGCCTCCGGGAGCGCCTTATCCTCCGCCAGGGGCAGTACCGCCGCCCATCGCTGGCGGCGGACAGCCACCACTTGCCGGTGGCGGACCACCGCCCATTTCTGGCGGCATACCGCCTCCGATTGCAGGCAACGTGCCGCCGCCAAGTAACAACAGCGGCAATGTGAGCGACGATCAAATGGACATCGAAATGGACCTGGAGGACGCCCCGCCTCCACCGCCcaatcagcagcagcagtccaTGGACGCGGCAGTTGCGGCCGTGGCCAACGAAATGTTTCAGCGGGATAGAGAACGCGACAGGGATCGTGATCGATCGCGTGGGCCAGGCGGTGGGTCACGTTGGGGAGGCCGAGAGGACGTGGCAGAAGCGGCTGAACGTTGGCGTGCAGAGAACGGTGGAGGGCCGGGAGGACCACCTGGGCAGGGCCAAGGACCCAACGCCGCCTTCAATGAAGCGCGTGCGCGTCTTAACCTAAACCCAATTGAACACGGAATGCCAAGACCCGAATTTATGGGCATGGGTGAGTGAGATTCAAGGAGAGCCTAACGGGTCAACTGATTatccctctttttttttttttttttagattttgataATCGAGGCGGACCACGGGGAATGGGACCTCGAAGCGGGAACCACAATGGAGGACCAGGTGGACCCGGTGTGCCAGGAGGACCTGGTGGACCAGGCGGTCCCGGAGGCGACTTCTTCCCTCCCAACTTGAATCACAACCGATTCAATCAGCCCACTAGCCTGATGCAAATGCGCATCCCACCACCGGCGGTGTTCAATCAGCGCATGGGCGGACCATCTGGCAATGGTGGCAATGGAGTCGGCCCCATGTTCATGCGGAACCAGGGTGGTGGCGGTCCAGGTGGTGGTGGTCCGGGCGGACGTCAGCAAGGACCAGGTGAGAAACTTTCATCAATTAATTCTATTAAGTGGCAAATAATTAGTATGATTTTTAAGTAATACTTTGTTTAATGTTTCTCTTCTTTCctaaaaagttattttttttaaatccctCTTAAATCGAATTTCCATTCACAGGTTTCTTCAATCCTCGAAATCCCTTCAACGACAACCAACGCGGCGGCGGACGAGGAGGCGGCGGCCGTGGTATGGGCGGTGGAGGAAGAGGAGGTCGTTGGAGCGACGATGAAGACGACGGGGGAAACAACTTCAAGCGCCGTGGTGGTCCCGGTGGTCCTGGTGGACCTGGAGGGCCTGGCGGACCCGGAGGGCCCGGAGGTCCCGGTGGCAACCGTTTCAGAGGAGACCGCGATATGGGAGACGACCGTCGCGGAAACAATCAGCGCGGAGGTCGTGGCCAACGTGACGGTCCGCGTGATGGGCCACGAGATGGCCCACGTGATGGCCCTCGCGATGCCCAGCGTGATGGCCCAGATCGTGAGCGTCAAAACTTTGGAAACCGACGCGGTTCGCGAGATGATAGCAGCCGTTTCTCAGTAAGTTCGTTGGAAGACGGCACCAAGCCAGCTACAGAATCGGAGAGCAGGCCCAAGACAGTAGAGAAGACACAAGGACCGCCTGGAGCCACGGGGGCGGTTGACACCGAGGAGGACTGGGATCGCGAGCTGCAGGACTACGATGCCCGGACAGAGGCGAAGAAGCCAGAGTCAAGTGCTGCCCAGCCCCTGGAAAGTGTGGAGAGTGAGCCACCGGCGAAGACAGAGGATTTCGCGAAGCCAGCTGATGTAGTAACCGATTCTTCGGAACCGAAGCCCCAAAATGATGCTTCACCCGCCTGCACGCCTCTTTATGATGAGATACCAGCACCTGTTCGGGACACGAGAGAGGCAGACGACGAACCGGCAGCTGAGGCTCGGCCTTCTCCACCTCGATCCCTTCCGGAACCAGAGGTGGTTATTCACACAGAGGCTGCGCCCAAAGTAGATTGGGCTCCAGCGCCGGCAGCTGAGCCCCAGGAGGATGCCTCGACTGCAGAGGATCCAAGTGAACCagttgccgctgccgctgaTCCAGATGTGGCCgctgctgtggctgctgcCGATACTGCCGATGATGCAACTGATGCATAGGACGACCGACGGACGAACCAACCAAGGAACAAATGGCCCTCTTGAGCAAATTAAGGCGAAACTGTAATTTATAATTTcctttaaaaaagaaactaaatgTAACTACATACATGCGAaaatattacaatttttatagTGAGATTACGGCGCATTTGTGGACGAGAATGGAACGGTTGCTTTTAAATCGGTTACTTCACTAACAGGGGACTTCTTTAAAACTACACACACTTTGTAGTTCAGATACACAAATACCGATAAACAGAATGTAGCAAATAATTAGCAAAACAGATTGAATGGACAGGAAATTGACAGGAGCGGCATGAAAAGAGCCCAATCAGAAGAATCAATTGCAACGCTGggaatgtttattattttgttatgTATTTAGTTTTAAGAGTCTATTTAACACTCAAATTGTTTCTAATGCGCAGATTTTAGGTACACGCATAATAATGTACAATTCAAATACACCTATATTACCGgatactttaaaataaataaaaaaaaatcaaattcaattttgttttaaattcatAATGTGAAAAAATGTCATACTACGGacttatattttgaaaaaaccaCTATATAGCTTTTATATGTAGCTCAAGTTATTTTAAATTGCGCGGGCAAGTTGTGCCatctctaagctcaccgaaccGGGTACATTTTATTCGATAGTCTCGCCACCCGATATTCGCTACTATCGAACAAAAATCGCCACTAGTCCCAGAAACCATCGAACTTTTTACCACCTCTACAGCGTCGCGTCAAGTTTCGATTCGGGATTCgggtgttaaaaaaaaaaatacaaaatacggAGCTAATCAATCAGTTATCCGATTAAATATACATAGACGACGGGTCTGATTTAAGCGACAGAATCAAAGGCAAGCAGCTTAATAGTGCGACGTTTTTCGGGTGCCAAGAATCCACACTACCAGCGCACACACACGTAAGCGAggcacatacatatacatacacacGGCAGTTTGTGGGAATGTGCAAATTGTGTAAAAATCCgcataaaagtaaataaattggCAAGCCAAACGTGTGAAAAACCAAGTGAAATAATCGGAAGCCTATCGTGAGCGTCCAAAGGGGCCGAAAATTGAGCTCAAAAACGTTGGAAAACGTGGGCAAATTTTGCAATGCTTTAAATatcaggcaggcaggcagcagTCAGGGGGGAGCTCTCTGTTTGTATGGGTGAGGAGTgtgaaaaacagaaaaaaaaaaaacatacataGGTGTCCCTAGCAAACGTAACCGCAGTCGGCGCTGACAGCATCCTTGCGCTCCCTTCCTGGCAGCACTCGGTGTGGATGTAGATGTGGATGTGGTTGTGTGGATGCTGTTCGAAAGCTCACCCCCATCGCCATAAAATGGCTCTGCCCCCACCTTACCCCCCAGGCAGTCCTCGAACAACTTTTCACTTTTCGTCCGCctcgtttgtttttgttgtttttttttgcgagcATGGGTGCCCCATTAATGGGAGAGGGGGAGtctaaataataataagaatatACACTTTATGATGAAATTAAGGGCAGAACTGATTAATAATCATTATCCGTCATCCTTCCTGACAGAGGGGGGTCGTCCCTACACCCATGGACGCGATACCCCACAACCCATACCATCAACACACtgatgttttgtttttttctggcTATTTTGGGAAAACGAAGGTGATCGAGACACCGGCATCAATGAGTGTTCAGTTTTTGCTTTATTTACATCGCCAGAATCGCCCGAATTCCCATATTAAGTCATTTTATTCCTCCGATATGGCTGCTCTTTATCCAGAACGTGGCTAGTTCTTTAagtaatttgaataaaaagagaaaaaaacaaatgaaataaaataaaaagcctAATGGCAAGTGACATTTTATCAAAGTTCTTTAGCCTTTCGGCTGCGAGTCACTCAAATCTTGAGGCCTGTGGCTGTGCCTCTGCCCGTGTTGTTGTGGTTTTCGTTTCTAAATGCGAGGAGCGCGCGCCACCGAACAGCTGAGAGACGGGGTGGAATGGTGGGAGGAGATGGTGTCGACCCGATCTCGTTTTTGGCCGCCGAAATGCAATTGAGAAAGTGCGGAGAATAGGAATCGGAAGGCGTGGGAGGAATGAAAATGCAATAAAGTGTCAGAATTTGGAAATTTCTGGGCAAGATGCCTCCTCCTCCCACTCTCCCTACTCGATTATGTTGATGattaaaaagaaatcaaagATTACTTGGTTATTACGAATGCCGTAAACCGCAATTAGACATAGGCAGTTGCATAATtcataaaataacaaaagatGAGCAATTAAAAATGCCTCAGAAAGCTCTTGTAACTCCAGAGTGGGAATGGGTGGAGGAGCCTCCCCCTTCCTCCTATTTCACAACAGGTCTATGGCTATTACAAAATGGCGGATTAAAACAGTCAGTGGACAGAcccagaatcagaatcagtgTCCAGGACATCGAACAGAAGAGCAACAGCCCCCGACGTCATCGGTAAGCGGAGCTTCCGCCTCCCATTATGCCATGTGTGGCCAATGGCCATGCCAGATATATAGATGCGCTCCACTTTTGGATGctatttataaacatttttcgCCGAATACATACACACGAGGATGCCAGGCCACTGATTCTGCTCTGCTTCCTTGAAGTCTGCATAGTTCCGCTTCCGATTGAGTTGGCGCAGTCGCAGTGGCTCCGTACCAGGACCAGCACTGGTTgcgccagtgtgtgtgtgtgtttgctgGTCCACGTTCCAccgggcagcagcagcatcatcaTCCAGCCCAGCAACATCCACATGTTGAAAAGTGTCCCTGGGCTCCCCCCCTCCCTCTTCGCGGAAATTGGCTTAGATTCCGTGTTACGTCTTGGAACTCCCACACTCCCACTCCCATTGATTATTTCGAGCTTATTGTTGGTCCTTGTGGGTGAACTAGAACTAGGATATCAGGTAGTGCTATTTAAGGTGCTCTTTCTCATCCATATCCCCCCGCTCCGTCTCTTTGCAGCGCGAAGACAGCAAGCTAAGCCGGCTCAGCAGGAGGCCAAAAGAGTTTTCCACACGCATGAGATGTAAATGAGATGCCGTCGCGCCGGCAGCAGAGGCCacagcaaaagcaaaagcaaccACAACCACTCCGACATCGCTATCGATGCCATCAGCAAgaagagcagcagcagaagcatcTGTTAATTGAGTCTAAAGTGGAGAAGCAGGGGAGACGACGACGACTACTCATCCAATACGATTAAGCAAGCAGACTAAGAGGTTGGGAGGAAGGAGAAATAAAATCTAGGAAAGGCGGAGGAAGATCTCACGGTCCATACACACGCCATACACCGCCACATCCAAAAATGAAGCGACGCAACGCGGATTGCGGCAAACTGCGCCGGCCGATGAAGCGCAACAAAATCACAGAGGGCATGTACGGCAGGTGAGTGTCTCATACTCCAAAGTACTCCAAACTAATCCCCTATCATCACCATTTTTGAGAcgcaaaaaatacaaaatcaaaaatattcaattctTACGCACAACCGCCAACGCGCGAGAGCGTGAGTCCGAGtgtcgagtgtgtgtgtgcttgagGTTGAACTTGTTCTCTTCGCTGCTTAATTTCTTTGATTAATaagtttgtttactttttgaTTGCGCCTTATTGCTCGTGTTTTGGACGCTATTCGCTTTGGCATTCCGTCCatccgtccgtccgtccgcCTCATCGTTATGTTTTGTTTGCTTAATTGGACTAATCTGttctataaataatttatggcCCTTTTTCTGAAGTGTCGTAATCATAAAATAACAAGTATTGGAGTCTAAAGACTAGCTCTTAATTATATATTGTACTTGTGATTAATAATTCTctttaattttcattaaatttttagcaCAACTGTTCTGTATATGAAGTTTCTAATACTTTGGGCCATCGTTATGGTGGCGGACTTCATGTTCATGTTCCGCTTCGAGTTCTTGTGGCCCTTCTGGCTGCTCCTGCGCTCGGTGCACGATTCTTTCAAGTACAAGGGCCTGGTAAGTGACCCTCCCTCCATCCATCCATTCCTTCAAAACCAATACTTATCATCACCAATTATATTGCAGGCCTTCTCCGTGCTATTCGTATGCATAGCGATA
Coding sequences:
- the LOC6494798 gene encoding uncharacterized protein LOC6494798, yielding MSSNHRPLDESDILLIHTIRDTPSLYDPQLPSFRLSQRKEEDWARVADVLNISIMDARRRWTCLRDRYSRELKQKRLHPSGEFGHNDFFRKMDFLRSFVRKRRERRGRDRERDIKVKNTRGRRVWISSVGLPLENDAIIEEPSSHEFEEEQHYDAKLEVQTTQSETYSVLVEADEGQEADQESFKEFLDPESEHKTMESHTVVLHPETTPLKGPSPAVEGVDSAHGDLNYVVCMPNVNQERKQFTTESVTPVASTSVQSCSETEDDFFCKSIAAYLRQLSRVHKIKAKVEMYQILEKYILLEESGRAGSG
- the LOC6495816 gene encoding SR-related and CTD-associated factor 4 isoform X2, which translates into the protein METVVAFNNELSGLYDSRPPISKAKMAAITKSAMRAIKFYKHVVQSVEKFILKCKPEYKVPGLYVIDSIVRQSRHQYGTEKDVFAPRFQRNLPETFANLFRCAPEDKSRIIRVLNLWQKNNVFKSEVIQPIFDLADPNHPIYHQMPPLSASGGPGGSVGPGPSSSGALSLADLSSGPNGLNSSSMSMELSLNNAAAEDKMGGAMPDLSNNNLKQLLNDPNVLRQLQTLQNFQKFKQQEENQKHRYPDDTLQQHFQNVLKSSGGMPPGMGMGMGMGMGMNLNDAMDLNKDVEFISEQQSIEVINLDGADSRSPTPDRDRYKRSRRSSRSRSRSPRGRGAGGGGGATGTDRRRRSSRSRSRSRSPRSSRRRGSRDRERSNRDKERDREHERERRKKGLPDIKKEHLSVCSTTLWVGHLSKLVYQEELSDTFGEYGDIVSIDQIIPRGCAFIVMNRRQDAHKAMQALKNHKLQGRAITISWAAGKGVKSKEWKDFWDLDLGVTYIPWNKLSPDTDFDALEEGGMFDEDTMPGWMNQKISQAKNHAKEPQVATSVSEVPGPAVGVPPPGLIFGIDTTQPPPVGPVGPPPGPGGPPPGLMGMVRGQFPMAPPMALNMPPPMMMPPTNMPPPIMIPTTNMPPPMMMPPNMMPPGFPGMGGPPHPMGMPPGAPYPPPGAVPPPIAGGGQPPLAGGGPPPISGGIPPPIAGNVPPPSNNSGNVSDDQMDIEMDLEDAPPPPPNQQQQSMDAAVAAVANEMFQRDRERDRDRDRSRGPGGGSRWGGREDVAEAAERWRAENGGGPGGPPGQGQGPNAAFNEARARLNLNPIEHGMPRPEFMGMDFDNRGGPRGMGPRSGNHNGGPGGPGVPGGPGGPGGPGGDFFPPNLNHNRFNQPTSLMQMRIPPPAVFNQRMGGPSGNGGNGVGPMFMRNQGGGGPGGGGPGGRQQGPGFFNPRNPFNDNQRGGGRGGGGRGMGGGGRGGRWSDDEDDGGNNFKRRGGPGGPGGPGGPGGPGGPGGPGGNRFRGDRDMGDDRRGNNQRGGRGQRDGPRDGPRDGPRDGPRDAQRDGPDRERQNFGNRRGSRDDSSRFSVSSLEDGTKPATESESRPKTVEKTQGPPGATGAVDTEEDWDRELQDYDARTEAKKPESSAAQPLESVESEPPAKTEDFAKPADVVTDSSEPKPQNDASPACTPLYDEIPAPVRDTREADDEPAAEARPSPPRSLPEPEVVIHTEAAPKVDWAPAPAAEPQEDASTAEDPSEPVAAAADPDVAAAVAAADTADDATDA
- the LOC6495816 gene encoding uncharacterized protein LOC6495816 isoform X3; translated protein: METVVAFNNELSGLYDSRPPISKAKMAAITKSAMRAIKFYKHVVQSVEKFILKCKPEYKVPGLYVIDSIVRQSRHQYGTEKDVFAPRFQRNLPETFANLFRCAPEDKSRIIRVLNLWQKNNVFKSEVIQPIFDLADPNHPIYHQMPPLSASGGPGGSVGPGPSSSGALSLADLSSGPNGLNSSSMSMELSLNNAAAEDKMGGAMPDLSHGHEKYSSGSGSSKRYYAEQHYAKRQSVASCSSKSSKSHHHKREYVKGSHEIEYQVREFIEEEDEGMQMMMADDHHCMGDDSPPTSSKLLDNNNLKQLLNDPNVLRQLQTLQNFQKFKQQEENQKHRYPDDTLQQHFQNVLKSSGGMPPGMGMGMGMGMGMNLNDAMDLNKDVEFISEQQSIEFAAPRCGWATSPSLSTRRSCRTPLASMVTS
- the LOC6495816 gene encoding SR-related and CTD-associated factor 4 isoform X1 codes for the protein METVVAFNNELSGLYDSRPPISKAKMAAITKSAMRAIKFYKHVVQSVEKFILKCKPEYKVPGLYVIDSIVRQSRHQYGTEKDVFAPRFQRNLPETFANLFRCAPEDKSRIIRVLNLWQKNNVFKSEVIQPIFDLADPNHPIYHQMPPLSASGGPGGSVGPGPSSSGALSLADLSSGPNGLNSSSMSMELSLNNAAAEDKMGGAMPDLSHGHEKYSSGSGSSKRYYAEQHYAKRQSVASCSSKSSKSHHHKREYVKGSHEIEYQVREFIEEEDEGMQMMMADDHHCMGDDSPPTSSKLLDNNNLKQLLNDPNVLRQLQTLQNFQKFKQQEENQKHRYPDDTLQQHFQNVLKSSGGMPPGMGMGMGMGMGMNLNDAMDLNKDVEFISEQQSIEVINLDGADSRSPTPDRDRYKRSRRSSRSRSRSPRGRGAGGGGGATGTDRRRRSSRSRSRSRSPRSSRRRGSRDRERSNRDKERDREHERERRKKGLPDIKKEHLSVCSTTLWVGHLSKLVYQEELSDTFGEYGDIVSIDQIIPRGCAFIVMNRRQDAHKAMQALKNHKLQGRAITISWAAGKGVKSKEWKDFWDLDLGVTYIPWNKLSPDTDFDALEEGGMFDEDTMPGWMNQKISQAKNHAKEPQVATSVSEVPGPAVGVPPPGLIFGIDTTQPPPVGPVGPPPGPGGPPPGLMGMVRGQFPMAPPMALNMPPPMMMPPTNMPPPIMIPTTNMPPPMMMPPNMMPPGFPGMGGPPHPMGMPPGAPYPPPGAVPPPIAGGGQPPLAGGGPPPISGGIPPPIAGNVPPPSNNSGNVSDDQMDIEMDLEDAPPPPPNQQQQSMDAAVAAVANEMFQRDRERDRDRDRSRGPGGGSRWGGREDVAEAAERWRAENGGGPGGPPGQGQGPNAAFNEARARLNLNPIEHGMPRPEFMGMDFDNRGGPRGMGPRSGNHNGGPGGPGVPGGPGGPGGPGGDFFPPNLNHNRFNQPTSLMQMRIPPPAVFNQRMGGPSGNGGNGVGPMFMRNQGGGGPGGGGPGGRQQGPGFFNPRNPFNDNQRGGGRGGGGRGMGGGGRGGRWSDDEDDGGNNFKRRGGPGGPGGPGGPGGPGGPGGPGGNRFRGDRDMGDDRRGNNQRGGRGQRDGPRDGPRDGPRDGPRDAQRDGPDRERQNFGNRRGSRDDSSRFSVSSLEDGTKPATESESRPKTVEKTQGPPGATGAVDTEEDWDRELQDYDARTEAKKPESSAAQPLESVESEPPAKTEDFAKPADVVTDSSEPKPQNDASPACTPLYDEIPAPVRDTREADDEPAAEARPSPPRSLPEPEVVIHTEAAPKVDWAPAPAAEPQEDASTAEDPSEPVAAAADPDVAAAVAAADTADDATDA